A genomic segment from Fundulus heteroclitus isolate FHET01 unplaced genomic scaffold, MU-UCD_Fhet_4.1 scaffold_186, whole genome shotgun sequence encodes:
- the LOC118558967 gene encoding CD166 antigen homolog, with protein MEVTALCTQMLMNVFLLLSTLLGQSCTFQTPDFPIISPDKLQFFEYESFFISCGGNEDMNAWRVVRKLHEMSSTNKSEDCSIPAPSCRIDYTFQSHSGEYWCENDEGERSQALNISVTAGSVILEFTAQPVEEGSDVTLRCVNKNNEQTQIADFYKDGGLLKIIYENVRTLQKVSKSDEGFYKCSISRAEDSPESWLTVGGPGKG; from the exons ATGGAGGTCACAGCTCTCTGCACCCAAATGT TGATGAATGTGTTTCTCTTGCTGTCAACTCTACTTGGTCAGAGTTGCACTTTTCAGACACCTG ATTTTCCAATTATCTCTCCTGACAAACTTCAGTTCTTTGAGTATGAGTCTTTCTTCATAAGCTGTGGGGGGAACGAAGACATGAATGCATGGAGAGTGGTGAGAAAACTTCATGAAATGAgttcaacaaataaatcagaggaCTGCAGCATCCCAGCTCCATCCTGCAGGATTGATTATACATTTCAAAGTCACAGTGGAGAATACTGGTGTGAAAATGATGAGGGAGAACGAAGCCAAGCTCTAAACATCTCTGTTACAG CTGGTTCTGTGATCCTAGAATTTACTGCCCAACCAGTGGAGGAAGGATCTGATGTGACTCTTCGTTGTGTTAACAAGAACAACGAGCAGACACAAATAGCTGACTTCTATAAAGATGGCGGCCTCCTCAAAATCATCTATGAAAATGTCCGGACCCTTCAGAAAGTCTCCAAGTCTGATGAAGGTTTCTACAAGTGCAGCATTTCACGAGCTGAAGACTCTCCAGAAAGCTGGCTGACTGTTGGCGGACCAGGAAAAGGTTAA